In Sphingobium baderi, a genomic segment contains:
- the uvrB gene encoding excinuclease ABC subunit UvrB translates to MSTDVFILHSQYTPAGDQPEAIARLIAGVEEGAHHQTLKGITGSGKTFTMANIIHRLKRPTLILAPNKTLTSQLYDEMRRFFPENAVEYFVSYYDYFQPEVYLPGRDEFIPKDSSINEHLERLRLSTTKSLIERRDTIVVASVSSIYGMGDPDNYRALQVPLTEGARLGQEELFRSLARLQYDRAEHKLKRGTYRADGDAVEIYPADSEYKALRVGLANGVIASLQWFDAATGKPMESADHYLVSPKTVLAATADQARKAATAILEELETQVERLTSENRLTEAARLYDRITNDAEMLREVGYCSGMENYACYLSGRDPALPPITLLDYLPKDGLLFVDESHVMIPQISAMFRGDQARKDTLIDYGFRLPSSKDSHPLSFHEFEQVKPQTIFVSATPGAYEVKASQGRVVEQIVRPTGLLDPKVEVRPSQGARDDLLREIAQRTQRDERVLVTTLTKVATEELHAFLESEGIRARYMHSDIKVEDRVAIIEGLRVGEFDVLIGISLLREGLDIPEASLIAIFDADRAGFLRSAQALIQMIGRVARNVNGTAVLYADMVTPAMRAAIDETESRRQRQIAFNEENDVTPLSSVRGLASAQPYGQEPSVHSEAFCENLYELCDRITEKEQALLAAVDHGQEDRAETIRGELDGLYRQFIYL, encoded by the coding sequence GTGTCGACCGATGTTTTCATACTGCACTCGCAATACACGCCGGCAGGCGATCAGCCCGAAGCGATCGCGCGCCTGATCGCCGGCGTCGAAGAGGGGGCACATCACCAGACCCTCAAGGGCATCACGGGCTCGGGCAAGACCTTCACGATGGCGAACATCATCCATCGTCTGAAGCGCCCCACCTTGATCCTTGCCCCCAACAAGACGCTGACATCGCAGCTCTATGACGAGATGCGGCGATTTTTCCCTGAAAACGCCGTGGAGTATTTCGTCTCCTATTACGACTATTTCCAACCGGAAGTGTATCTGCCGGGCCGCGATGAGTTCATTCCGAAGGATTCCTCGATCAACGAGCATCTGGAACGGTTGCGCCTGTCGACGACAAAATCGCTGATCGAGCGCCGCGATACGATCGTCGTCGCCTCGGTATCGTCGATCTACGGCATGGGCGATCCCGACAATTATCGCGCGCTCCAGGTTCCGCTGACCGAGGGCGCGCGGTTGGGACAGGAAGAGCTTTTCCGCAGCCTGGCGCGCCTGCAATATGATCGGGCCGAGCATAAGCTGAAGCGCGGCACTTATCGCGCTGATGGCGACGCTGTTGAGATTTACCCGGCGGATTCGGAATATAAGGCGCTGCGCGTCGGTTTGGCAAACGGCGTGATCGCGTCGCTCCAATGGTTCGATGCGGCGACCGGCAAGCCGATGGAAAGCGCCGATCACTATCTTGTCTCGCCCAAGACTGTTCTGGCGGCGACCGCAGATCAGGCCCGCAAGGCCGCCACGGCGATCCTCGAAGAGTTGGAAACGCAGGTCGAACGGCTGACCAGCGAAAACCGCCTGACGGAAGCGGCGCGCCTCTATGATCGCATCACCAACGATGCCGAGATGTTGCGCGAGGTCGGATATTGCTCGGGCATGGAAAATTACGCCTGCTATCTGAGCGGTCGTGACCCTGCGCTCCCGCCCATAACCCTGCTCGACTATCTGCCCAAGGACGGGCTGCTGTTCGTCGACGAATCGCATGTGATGATCCCACAGATCTCGGCGATGTTCCGGGGCGACCAGGCCCGCAAGGATACGCTGATCGATTATGGCTTCCGCCTGCCGTCTTCGAAGGACAGCCACCCCCTGAGCTTCCACGAGTTCGAACAGGTCAAGCCGCAGACGATCTTCGTGTCCGCCACCCCCGGCGCTTATGAGGTAAAGGCCTCGCAAGGCAGGGTGGTTGAACAGATCGTGCGGCCGACCGGCCTGCTCGATCCGAAGGTGGAAGTCCGCCCGTCCCAAGGCGCGCGTGACGATTTGCTACGCGAGATCGCGCAGCGCACGCAGCGCGATGAGCGCGTGCTGGTTACGACGCTGACCAAGGTTGCGACCGAGGAGCTGCACGCTTTCCTCGAAAGCGAAGGCATTCGCGCGCGTTACATGCACTCTGACATCAAGGTCGAGGATAGGGTCGCGATCATCGAGGGCCTGCGCGTGGGCGAGTTCGACGTGCTGATCGGGATCAGTTTGCTGCGCGAAGGGCTCGACATCCCAGAAGCGTCGCTGATTGCGATCTTCGATGCAGACCGCGCGGGCTTCCTGCGCTCGGCCCAGGCGCTGATCCAGATGATCGGCCGCGTCGCGCGCAATGTGAACGGCACCGCTGTCCTCTACGCCGATATGGTGACGCCGGCGATGCGGGCCGCGATCGATGAGACCGAGAGCCGGCGACAGCGCCAGATCGCCTTCAACGAGGAGAACGACGTCACACCGCTCTCGTCGGTTCGCGGCCTGGCGTCGGCGCAGCCCTACGGGCAAGAGCCGTCGGTCCATTCGGAAGCCTTCTGCGAGAACCTGTACGAGCTTTGCGACCGGATCACGGAGAAGGAACAGGCGCTGCTCGCGGCGGTGGATCACGGCCAAGAGGATCGGGCCGAGACGATCCGGGGCGAGCTGGACGGCCTCTACCGTCAGTTCATTTATCTGTGA
- a CDS encoding DUF3422 domain-containing protein → MPTYENRRVAIDEVHARPYLLIDAPRALVQLAFMNEGNLTKDKATLAEISSRMGAPLPDQDTPLHGLTWDQGKLHCEKHTEFSTYLWSAPLDPGTGELAGEDPFKHGFTPPGPVICGVRLDVVTWTEETATYIDRFDPISRCHSLVEDGMADIVTDFRQDADGLTRILILDRGLTPIRLGALAQRLLEIETYRTLALLGIPLTQSLGPHLRSIEKRLAAITNEMRKSARRDSEGLLSRLTDLSAELEADTASSLYRFGASRAYYEIVEERLAALGETFVPGCYRWRNFLHRRIAPAMRTCRVIEERQANLSDKLARATTLLRSWIDVQLERQNSDLLASMDNRAKLQLQLQQTVEGLSVAAISYYVIGLLSYLIKGIPGIHDMVAPELVIAALVPLAVLGVWWTVRQIRNAHSDHGPPPAKKQI, encoded by the coding sequence ATGCCCACCTATGAGAATAGGCGGGTTGCCATCGACGAGGTTCATGCGCGCCCTTATTTGCTGATAGATGCGCCGCGTGCCCTGGTGCAGCTCGCCTTCATGAACGAGGGCAATCTGACGAAGGACAAGGCGACCCTCGCGGAAATATCGAGCCGGATGGGCGCCCCGCTGCCGGATCAGGACACACCTCTTCATGGCCTGACCTGGGATCAGGGTAAATTGCACTGTGAGAAGCACACCGAGTTCTCGACCTACTTGTGGAGTGCGCCCCTCGATCCGGGCACCGGGGAGCTGGCGGGTGAAGATCCGTTCAAGCACGGCTTTACGCCGCCCGGGCCGGTCATTTGCGGCGTCCGCCTGGACGTTGTTACGTGGACCGAAGAGACCGCGACCTATATCGATCGCTTCGACCCGATCAGCCGGTGTCATTCGCTCGTCGAGGATGGCATGGCCGATATCGTCACCGATTTCCGTCAGGACGCCGATGGGCTAACCCGCATCCTCATCCTCGATCGCGGTTTGACGCCGATCCGGCTTGGCGCGCTGGCACAGCGGCTCCTCGAAATCGAGACCTATCGGACGCTGGCCCTGCTCGGCATCCCACTGACCCAATCGCTGGGGCCGCATCTGCGCAGCATAGAGAAGCGCCTTGCCGCCATCACCAACGAGATGCGCAAATCTGCACGCCGCGACAGCGAGGGGCTACTTTCCCGGCTGACCGACCTTTCGGCCGAGCTGGAGGCGGACACGGCGTCCAGCCTCTACCGCTTCGGTGCGAGCCGTGCCTATTATGAAATCGTCGAGGAGCGGCTTGCAGCGCTCGGCGAAACCTTCGTCCCGGGCTGCTATCGCTGGCGCAACTTCCTCCATCGCAGGATCGCGCCCGCCATGCGGACCTGTCGCGTGATCGAGGAACGGCAAGCCAATCTCTCCGACAAGCTGGCGCGCGCGACCACGCTGCTGCGGTCGTGGATCGATGTGCAACTCGAACGCCAGAACAGCGATCTGCTGGCCTCGATGGACAATCGGGCGAAGCTGCAATTGCAGCTTCAACAGACCGTGGAAGGCCTGTCTGTCGCGGCGATCTCCTATTATGTGATCGGCCTGCTCTCCTATCTCATCAAGGGCATACCGGGGATTCACGACATGGTGGCGCCCGAGCTGGTGATCGCCGCTCTGGTTCCCCTTGCCGTCCTTGGTGTCTGGTGGACCGTTCGACAGATCAGGAACGCGCACAGCGACCATGGACCGCCGCCCGCAAAAAAGCAGATATGA
- a CDS encoding S-(hydroxymethyl)glutathione dehydrogenase/class III alcohol dehydrogenase, with product MKSRAAVAFEAGKPLEIVEIDVAPPQKGEVLIKVTHTGVCHTDAFTLSGNDPEGIFPVVLGHEGAGIVVEVGEGVTSVKPGDHVIPLYTAECGKCEFCLSGKTNLCVAVRETQGKGLMPDGTTRFSYNGQPLYHYMGCSTFSEYTVVAEVSLAKINPEANPEHVCLLGCGVTTGIGAVHNTAKVQPGDSVAVFGLGGIGLAAIQGARQAKAGRIIAIDTNPTKFELARQFGATDCINPKDYDKPIQQVLIEMTGWGIDHTFECIGNVHVMRAALESAHRGWGQSIVIGVAGAGQEISTRPFQLVTGRVWKGSAFGGVKGRTQLPGMVEDAMKGEIDLAPFVTHTMGLDEINEAFDLMHEGKSIRTVIHY from the coding sequence ATGAAATCTCGCGCCGCCGTAGCCTTCGAGGCAGGCAAGCCGCTCGAAATCGTCGAGATCGATGTCGCACCGCCCCAGAAAGGTGAAGTGCTCATCAAAGTCACGCATACCGGGGTATGCCACACCGACGCTTTCACGCTGTCCGGCAACGATCCGGAGGGCATTTTCCCGGTCGTTCTCGGCCATGAGGGCGCGGGCATCGTCGTCGAGGTCGGCGAGGGCGTCACCAGCGTCAAGCCGGGCGATCACGTCATTCCGCTCTACACCGCCGAGTGCGGCAAGTGCGAGTTCTGCCTGTCCGGCAAGACCAACCTGTGCGTCGCGGTTCGCGAAACGCAGGGCAAGGGCCTGATGCCCGACGGCACCACGCGCTTCTCCTACAACGGCCAGCCCCTCTATCACTATATGGGCTGCTCGACGTTCAGCGAATACACCGTCGTCGCCGAAGTCTCGCTCGCCAAGATCAACCCCGAAGCGAACCCCGAGCATGTCTGCCTTCTGGGCTGCGGCGTCACCACCGGCATCGGCGCGGTCCACAACACCGCCAAGGTGCAGCCGGGTGACTCGGTTGCCGTGTTCGGTCTGGGCGGCATCGGTCTCGCCGCGATCCAGGGCGCGCGTCAGGCCAAGGCAGGACGCATCATCGCGATCGACACCAACCCGACGAAGTTCGAGCTGGCGCGTCAGTTCGGCGCGACCGACTGCATCAACCCCAAGGACTATGACAAGCCGATCCAGCAAGTGCTGATCGAGATGACCGGGTGGGGCATCGACCACACGTTCGAGTGCATCGGTAACGTCCATGTCATGCGGGCCGCGCTGGAATCCGCGCATCGTGGCTGGGGCCAGTCGATCGTCATCGGCGTCGCTGGCGCGGGCCAGGAAATCTCCACCCGTCCGTTCCAGCTCGTCACGGGCCGGGTCTGGAAGGGGTCGGCCTTTGGCGGTGTCAAGGGACGGACCCAGCTTCCCGGCATGGTCGAGGACGCCATGAAGGGTGAAATCGATCTGGCGCCCTTCGTCACCCACACCATGGGTCTCGATGAGATCAACGAAGCCTTCGATCTGATGCACGAAGGCAAGTCGATCCGCACCGTGATCCACTACTGA
- a CDS encoding NAD(P)/FAD-dependent oxidoreductase, with amino-acid sequence MREIASSNDPASGRHRVVVVGAGFGGLETVQRLAGSGVDITLVDRRNHHLFQPLLYQVAGASLSPSEIAWPIRSLFAKRKDVRTLLGEVEGVDTGNRRVVLEDGSTLGYDTLVIATGARHSYFGHDQWEPYAPGLKSLEDATTIRRRLLVAFEEAERESDPARRAALQTFVIIGGGPTGVELAGTIAELARLTLVRDFRSIDPRATRVVLVEAGQRLLQVFPEDLSAYTAQALEKLGVEIKLGKPVTECSEHGVVVDGVPIPAETILWAAGVQASPAARWLNAEADRAGRVVVGPDLTVPGHPDIFVIGDTAASNGYDGKPVPGLAPAAKQAGQYVARLIRQRFKGQNASEPFRYRHQGNLATIGRSLAVVDMGGFKLRGVLAWWMWKLIHIYFLIGTQNRMSVALSWMWTHGIGYRGSRLITYSDLAQHDAGQDHDKGREGD; translated from the coding sequence ATGCGCGAAATCGCGTCCAGCAATGACCCCGCCTCCGGTCGCCATCGCGTGGTGGTCGTGGGCGCGGGCTTCGGCGGCCTCGAAACCGTCCAGCGGCTCGCGGGGAGCGGCGTTGACATCACCCTTGTCGATCGCCGCAACCACCATCTCTTTCAGCCGCTGCTCTATCAGGTCGCGGGCGCGTCGCTGTCGCCATCGGAGATCGCCTGGCCGATCCGCTCGCTCTTCGCCAAGCGCAAGGACGTTCGGACTCTGCTCGGTGAGGTCGAAGGCGTGGACACGGGCAACCGGCGCGTCGTTCTCGAAGACGGCTCGACGCTTGGCTATGACACACTCGTCATCGCGACGGGCGCGCGGCATTCCTATTTCGGGCATGACCAATGGGAGCCTTATGCTCCGGGCCTCAAATCGCTCGAAGATGCGACCACCATTCGCCGGCGCCTTCTCGTCGCGTTCGAAGAAGCCGAGCGCGAGAGCGATCCCGCGCGCCGTGCGGCCTTGCAGACCTTCGTTATCATCGGCGGCGGGCCTACCGGCGTCGAACTGGCCGGCACGATCGCGGAGCTTGCCCGTCTGACACTGGTGCGCGATTTCCGGTCGATCGATCCGCGCGCGACGCGGGTGGTGCTGGTCGAAGCCGGGCAGCGGCTCCTGCAGGTCTTCCCGGAAGATCTGTCGGCCTATACCGCTCAGGCGCTTGAAAAGCTCGGTGTCGAAATCAAGCTCGGCAAGCCGGTCACGGAATGTTCCGAGCATGGGGTCGTGGTCGACGGTGTGCCTATTCCCGCTGAAACGATTTTGTGGGCAGCAGGCGTTCAGGCCTCGCCCGCCGCGCGCTGGCTGAACGCTGAAGCCGATCGCGCGGGCCGCGTGGTCGTCGGGCCGGACCTGACAGTGCCAGGACACCCCGACATTTTCGTGATCGGCGATACCGCAGCCTCGAACGGGTATGACGGCAAGCCGGTGCCCGGTCTCGCGCCGGCTGCAAAGCAGGCCGGACAATATGTGGCCCGGCTGATCCGCCAGCGCTTTAAGGGGCAGAATGCTTCGGAACCGTTCCGTTACCGGCATCAAGGCAATCTGGCGACGATCGGCCGCAGCCTTGCGGTCGTCGATATGGGCGGGTTCAAATTGCGCGGTGTTCTGGCGTGGTGGATGTGGAAACTGATCCACATCTACTTCCTGATCGGGACGCAAAATCGGATGAGTGTTGCACTAAGCTGGATGTGGACCCACGGCATAGGATATCGTGGCTCGCGTCTGATTACTTACAGCGATCTCGCTCAGCACGATGCCGGGCAGGACCATGACAAGGGGAGGGAAGGCGATTGA
- a CDS encoding glutathione-independent formaldehyde dehydrogenase encodes MTTGNRIVTFEKPMEMKVNTFKFPELITPQGKKAPHGAILKIVTTNICGSDLHIYRGSFEVPKGMTMGHEMTGEVIEVGSDVEYIKVGDIVSVPFNVGCGRCYNCKHMRSDVCEHTNPEVDCGAYGFNLGGWTGGQGDYLFVPYADFNLLAFPDKDAAMAKIRDLTLLSDVLPTAFHGFAAPDWPAQPAYIVGENVLIFGAGPVGRAGAACAKLLGAGAIIVADFIQERLDLLKPHGVETINLSDGIPIEDHLERITGKREADRVIDYVGLDCRGFGAESDQIVENAVTNALLKYVRFGGMTSTVGVYCPNPISKNRDNKKGSMEVDWASGWIKSPRMSAGQSPTANYNHALMRAILNDRMPYLTPMMNTKIIKLEDAPAAYKEFDDGSAFKYVIDPHGSVAA; translated from the coding sequence ATGACTACAGGCAACCGGATCGTAACCTTCGAGAAACCGATGGAAATGAAGGTCAACACCTTCAAATTCCCGGAGCTGATTACTCCACAGGGCAAAAAAGCTCCCCACGGCGCCATTCTCAAGATCGTCACCACGAACATCTGCGGCAGCGACCTTCACATCTACCGAGGTTCGTTTGAAGTCCCCAAGGGGATGACGATGGGCCACGAAATGACCGGCGAGGTGATCGAGGTCGGCTCCGACGTCGAATATATCAAGGTCGGCGATATCGTGTCCGTTCCCTTTAACGTCGGCTGCGGACGCTGCTACAACTGCAAGCACATGCGCTCGGACGTGTGCGAGCACACCAACCCCGAAGTCGACTGCGGCGCCTATGGCTTTAACCTGGGTGGATGGACCGGGGGGCAGGGGGATTACCTGTTCGTGCCCTATGCAGACTTCAATCTGCTGGCTTTCCCCGACAAGGACGCGGCCATGGCGAAGATCCGTGATCTGACGCTCCTTTCGGACGTGTTGCCGACCGCGTTCCACGGGTTCGCCGCTCCCGACTGGCCGGCGCAACCGGCCTATATCGTCGGCGAGAATGTGCTGATCTTCGGCGCGGGGCCTGTCGGCCGCGCGGGCGCCGCCTGTGCGAAGCTCCTCGGTGCCGGCGCCATCATCGTCGCCGACTTCATTCAGGAGCGGCTCGATCTGCTCAAGCCGCACGGCGTCGAGACCATCAACCTGTCGGACGGCATTCCGATCGAAGATCATCTGGAGCGGATCACCGGCAAGCGCGAGGCCGATCGCGTCATCGACTATGTGGGCCTCGACTGTCGCGGGTTCGGGGCGGAGTCCGACCAGATCGTCGAGAACGCCGTCACCAACGCCCTGCTGAAATATGTCCGCTTCGGCGGGATGACCAGCACGGTCGGCGTATATTGCCCCAATCCGATCTCCAAGAATCGGGACAACAAGAAGGGCAGCATGGAAGTCGATTGGGCCAGTGGCTGGATCAAGTCGCCGCGGATGTCGGCAGGCCAGTCGCCGACGGCCAATTACAACCACGCCCTCATGCGGGCCATCCTGAACGATCGGATGCCCTATCTGACTCCGATGATGAACACGAAGATCATCAAGCTGGAGGACGCGCCGGCGGCCTACAAGGAGTTCGATGACGGATCGGCGTTCAAGTACGTCATCGATCCGCACGGCTCTGTGGCGGCCTGA
- a CDS encoding VOC family protein, with product MADPVISGNGVFSHVFIGAADVEQSAAFYDAALGALGVKNLGPFGNGWVLYGREKPAFIIARPGNGEAPSSNGVTVGFAAATPAEVDAFHAAGLAAGGTDEGQPGPRGHLPGAYAAYLRDPAGNKVCSYTFI from the coding sequence ATGGCTGATCCCGTTATCTCCGGCAACGGCGTGTTCTCGCACGTCTTCATCGGCGCGGCCGATGTCGAGCAGTCGGCAGCGTTCTACGACGCCGCTCTGGGCGCCCTGGGCGTCAAGAACCTCGGCCCCTTCGGCAATGGTTGGGTGCTCTACGGCCGCGAAAAGCCTGCTTTCATCATTGCCCGTCCCGGCAATGGCGAAGCGCCCTCCAGCAACGGCGTGACGGTCGGCTTCGCCGCCGCGACGCCCGCCGAAGTGGACGCTTTCCACGCGGCCGGCCTCGCCGCTGGTGGCACCGACGAGGGCCAGCCCGGCCCGCGGGGCCACCTGCCGGGTGCCTATGCGGCCTATCTGCGCGATCCGGCGGGCAACAAGGTCTGCTCGTACACCTTCATCTAA
- a CDS encoding SDR family NAD(P)-dependent oxidoreductase, with product MKRAIVTGGSGLIGQAICSALLDEGWEVASFDLKEGAIGQQIHCDLASEESVAEAFRALGWDRLDLLVNNGGLVYDTFMQLGDTSLDQWNSTIGSHLTGAFLMSRAALPLLTDGSSIVMMASTRALMSQGIDFAYAAAKGGMVALAQALAVQLGAKIRVNTIAPGWITNDTNLRAEDEAQHPVGRVGRPQDIAEAVLYLASAGFVTGQTLVVDGGMTKKMIYVE from the coding sequence ATGAAACGCGCTATTGTAACAGGAGGATCGGGGCTAATCGGTCAGGCTATATGTTCCGCCTTATTGGATGAAGGTTGGGAGGTGGCATCCTTCGATTTGAAGGAAGGAGCGATCGGTCAACAGATCCATTGCGATCTTGCCAGCGAAGAGTCCGTAGCCGAGGCTTTTCGTGCCCTTGGCTGGGATCGACTGGACTTGCTCGTCAACAATGGTGGGCTTGTTTACGACACATTCATGCAGCTCGGTGACACCTCGCTCGACCAGTGGAACAGCACCATTGGCAGCCATCTGACCGGGGCCTTTCTGATGTCGCGAGCGGCATTGCCCCTGCTCACCGATGGCAGTTCGATTGTCATGATGGCTTCCACCCGCGCGTTGATGTCCCAAGGCATCGACTTTGCCTATGCCGCTGCGAAAGGTGGCATGGTGGCACTCGCGCAGGCGCTGGCGGTGCAACTTGGCGCCAAAATCCGGGTCAATACAATCGCACCTGGTTGGATCACCAATGACACGAATCTGCGCGCCGAGGACGAGGCGCAGCATCCGGTTGGCCGGGTCGGTCGCCCCCAGGACATTGCCGAGGCCGTGCTATATCTGGCGTCCGCCGGCTTTGTTACCGGGCAAACGCTTGTGGTCGACGGCGGGATGACCAAGAAAATGATCTACGTCGAATAG
- the fghA gene encoding S-formylglutathione hydrolase: MERVEHHASFGGWQDVYQHDSISLGCPMKVGVYLPPQVKDGRVPVLYWLSGLTCTEQNFITKAVAQRFAAEHGIILVAPDTSPRGEGVADDPSYDLGQGAGFYVNATEEPWAAHYRMYDYVVEELPALIEATFPADDRRAIAGHSMGGHGALVAALRNPGRYRSVSAFSPIVAPSQVPWGERALTAYLGDDRAGWKHYDTIELIKSASERLPLLVDQGMDDEFLDRELRPDLLKAACEAAGHPLILNLRPGYDHSYYFIASFIGEHIGHHAKALFQ; the protein is encoded by the coding sequence ATGGAACGTGTCGAACATCACGCCAGCTTCGGCGGTTGGCAGGACGTCTATCAGCATGACTCGATCAGCCTGGGTTGCCCGATGAAGGTCGGCGTCTATCTGCCTCCCCAGGTGAAGGACGGTCGCGTGCCGGTGCTGTATTGGCTGTCCGGCCTGACTTGCACCGAACAGAATTTCATTACGAAGGCTGTCGCGCAGCGTTTCGCTGCCGAGCACGGGATCATCCTCGTCGCGCCGGACACGAGCCCGCGAGGCGAAGGCGTGGCCGACGATCCCAGCTATGATCTGGGACAGGGCGCCGGCTTCTACGTCAACGCGACTGAGGAACCTTGGGCTGCCCACTACCGCATGTACGATTATGTCGTCGAGGAATTGCCGGCGCTGATCGAAGCCACATTTCCGGCCGATGATCGCCGGGCGATTGCCGGTCATTCGATGGGCGGGCACGGCGCACTCGTTGCCGCTCTGCGCAATCCGGGGCGCTATCGCAGCGTATCGGCCTTTTCGCCGATCGTCGCGCCGAGCCAGGTGCCTTGGGGCGAGCGCGCTCTGACGGCCTATCTCGGAGACGATCGCGCCGGGTGGAAGCATTACGACACCATCGAACTCATCAAGTCCGCCAGCGAGCGCCTGCCGTTGCTCGTCGATCAGGGCATGGATGATGAGTTTCTGGATCGCGAGCTGCGCCCGGATCTGCTGAAGGCGGCCTGCGAGGCTGCGGGGCACCCGCTGATCCTCAACCTGCGACCCGGCTACGATCACAGCTATTATTTCATCGCTAGCTTCATCGGCGAGCATATCGGCCATCATGCCAAGGCGCTGTTCCAATGA